One window of the Methylosinus trichosporium OB3b genome contains the following:
- a CDS encoding beta-ketoacyl reductase — protein MTTLTLTQAAQRSGRGALRILHVFDEAEARPLDSAVGALALSAHQESRGVRLRAIGVAGAVEIAEAARICREELLAEDDAAEILREAGRRLHPVVAPAAPDEAEETIGFRVGGAYLLAGGLGEVGFALAERLGRDYRARIAILGRSDPRGAARERLERLEAQGVRVHYVACDLTDPARLRAALDEIESRIGRLHGVLHLARTVEDGLLAGKSPGSVERVLSAKVDGTLALDAALADAELDWFVLCSSLASWTGLPGGADYAFACGFQNAFARLRENKRRSGLRSGRTVAICWPQWEHDRFLDDAKRARLAAEGLETIDARDGLRILLDAVRSGCAEVAALKGGAEAIRRLTAAPAVEPGADILAELRELDEETLRAFLAYLDTPAAETRPAPPSEAAATLIREAICDFLKLPRDKLLPESAFADLGLDSIKALHLAERLQKRLGVAIDPVMFHESPTLARFSASVAARLARPDARVES, from the coding sequence GTGACGACTCTGACGCTCACCCAGGCGGCCCAGCGTAGCGGCCGCGGCGCGCTGCGCATCCTGCATGTCTTCGACGAGGCCGAGGCGCGCCCGCTCGATAGCGCCGTCGGCGCATTGGCGCTCTCGGCGCATCAGGAGAGCCGCGGCGTGCGGCTGCGCGCCATCGGCGTCGCCGGGGCGGTCGAGATCGCCGAAGCGGCGCGCATCTGCCGCGAGGAGCTGCTCGCCGAAGACGACGCCGCCGAAATTCTGCGCGAGGCCGGGCGGCGGCTGCATCCTGTGGTCGCGCCGGCCGCGCCCGACGAAGCCGAGGAGACGATCGGCTTTCGCGTCGGCGGCGCCTATCTGCTCGCCGGCGGGCTCGGAGAAGTCGGCTTTGCGCTCGCCGAGCGGCTGGGGCGCGATTATCGCGCGCGCATCGCCATCCTCGGCCGCAGCGATCCGCGCGGCGCGGCGCGCGAGCGTCTCGAGCGGCTCGAGGCGCAGGGCGTCCGCGTCCATTATGTCGCCTGCGATCTCACCGACCCTGCGCGTCTGCGCGCGGCGCTCGACGAGATCGAGAGCCGCATCGGCCGACTGCATGGCGTCCTGCATCTCGCGCGAACCGTCGAGGACGGCCTGCTCGCGGGCAAATCGCCGGGCAGCGTCGAGCGCGTCCTCTCCGCCAAGGTGGACGGGACTCTGGCGCTCGACGCGGCGCTGGCCGATGCGGAGCTGGACTGGTTCGTCCTCTGCTCCTCGCTCGCCTCCTGGACCGGCCTTCCCGGCGGCGCCGATTACGCCTTCGCCTGCGGCTTCCAGAACGCTTTCGCCCGCCTGCGCGAGAACAAGCGGCGTAGCGGTCTGCGCTCCGGCCGCACCGTCGCGATCTGCTGGCCGCAATGGGAGCATGACCGCTTCCTCGACGACGCGAAGCGCGCGCGGCTCGCGGCCGAGGGACTCGAGACCATCGACGCCCGCGACGGCCTGCGCATTCTGCTGGATGCGGTGCGCAGCGGGTGCGCCGAGGTCGCCGCGCTGAAGGGCGGCGCCGAGGCGATCCGCCGCTTGACCGCCGCGCCGGCCGTCGAACCCGGCGCCGATATTCTCGCGGAGCTGCGCGAGCTGGACGAAGAGACTCTGCGCGCCTTCCTCGCTTATCTCGACACGCCCGCCGCCGAGACGCGGCCCGCGCCGCCGAGCGAGGCCGCGGCGACGCTGATCCGCGAGGCGATCTGCGATTTCCTCAAGCTGCCGCGGGACAAGCTTCTTCCGGAGTCCGCCTTCGCCGATCTCGGCCTCGATTCGATCAAGGCGCTGCATCTCGCCGAGCGCTTGCAGAAGCGGCTCGGCGTCGCCATCGATCCGGTGATGTTCCATGAATCGCCGACGCTGGCGCGTTTTTCCGCGAGCGTCGCGGCGCGTCTCGCGCGGCCCGATGCGAGGGTGGAATCATGA
- a CDS encoding MupA/Atu3671 family FMN-dependent luciferase-like monooxygenase, with protein MSARRELEQKALALWQARRGEALLRPSEFARRRASEVPQAPAPRARRAEDLDFSLMFFSATAGETARPNLYRLVQEAARFADARGFTAVWMPERHFHPFGGPYPNPAVLAASLASITRHIRLRAGSVVLPLHHPAEIVEAWSMVDNLSNGRVDLGFAPGWSPNDFALAPQNFATARELIWSRCDEVRKLWRGDSLDCANGLGASVPLRVFPRPLQPEPPIFIATTGNAETFARAGAEGFGLLTMLFGGVIEDIAPKIAIYRDARAKAGRDPDGGKVALMLHSFVHPDGDHARAVIREPFLDYVRNSVDAQRHGSEEGRAMSERQRAQIADYAFERYVRSAALFGSPSECRDMLERAAATGVDEIACLIDFGVDEDLVLQSLEHLDALRPQRARRPAPAAAAAVDEPIAIIGMSGRFAGAGDLDRFWRAIRDGEELLSPPPPERGGAGLPPRGGYLADVEGFDAALFGLAPAEAAAMDPHQRLFLEETWSALENAGLRPSALRGSRTGVFAAAYSTGYEGLLRAKGEALDGLAAVGAALSMVPNRASFLFDFTGPSEAVNAACASGLLAVHRAAAALRAGECDMALAGGVSLLLAPEETAALARLGVLSSEGVCRAFEEGANGQARGEGVGVVVLKRLADAERDGDFIHAVLRGSAVNHAGARSGSVTLPNPRLQAACMAEAVRRSGLAGADIDYIEAHGAGSKAGDMAEVSAFAQAFDALERTGAPCVVGSVKPLIGSLDAAGGVAGLMKAILALRCAVLPGLPRRVAGRPIEADLRLRFVDEASPWPTAPGRRRAASVHAYGLGGTNAHLVLEEAPARAEPAAPAPQPIRISARSEEGLRATMARLLAFIDAKSPSLADIAVTLAEGRDSFPCPWSMNARDLDHLSEAMRGFLSGGPAPEPAVGAPTSGRRIPMPGLIFERAASSSEPEGSRPRNALGPRAFRLAPETFLSSTPAGSVVGTFYDAVSRVEEREGDIFLTLAPLPEIVPGFSWRRTFQDPDRHPAHWAMVQDAQRQMREVLFAEVDFSRVARALDFGCGVGSDLVALARRRPGLEGVGYTISARQARIAARRVAAAGLEDRVAIHHRDSAKDPFPGLFDLVFGFEVGHHIADKPSLFGNISGHLAEEGWLVLADCASSTLAPIVLPEVGSYTSPKADYAELLAAQNLEIEVCVDVSAEIANFLHDPGLEEMLAQEAGGDAAALNAAVQRSWDGFGKALASGLVSYLLITARKRSGASGLVTTNRRQLGLA; from the coding sequence ATGAGCGCGCGCCGCGAGCTGGAGCAAAAAGCCTTGGCCCTGTGGCAGGCTCGCCGGGGCGAGGCCCTGCTGCGCCCGAGCGAGTTCGCGCGCCGCCGCGCGAGCGAGGTCCCGCAAGCGCCGGCGCCGCGCGCCCGCCGCGCCGAGGACCTCGACTTCAGCTTGATGTTCTTTTCCGCCACCGCCGGCGAGACGGCGCGGCCGAATCTCTATCGGCTGGTGCAGGAGGCGGCGCGCTTCGCCGATGCACGTGGATTTACCGCAGTGTGGATGCCCGAGCGGCATTTCCACCCCTTCGGCGGCCCCTATCCCAATCCGGCGGTGCTCGCCGCCTCGCTGGCTTCGATCACGCGCCACATTCGCCTGCGCGCCGGCAGCGTCGTGCTGCCGCTGCATCATCCGGCCGAAATCGTCGAAGCCTGGTCGATGGTCGACAATCTCTCGAACGGCCGCGTCGATCTCGGCTTCGCGCCGGGCTGGAGCCCCAATGATTTCGCCCTCGCGCCGCAGAATTTCGCGACCGCCCGCGAGCTGATCTGGAGCCGCTGCGACGAGGTGCGCAAGCTCTGGCGCGGCGACAGCCTCGATTGCGCCAATGGTCTCGGCGCCAGCGTTCCGCTGCGCGTATTCCCGCGGCCGCTTCAGCCGGAGCCGCCCATCTTCATCGCCACCACCGGCAACGCCGAGACCTTCGCCCGCGCCGGCGCGGAAGGCTTCGGCCTGCTGACCATGCTGTTCGGCGGCGTCATCGAGGACATCGCCCCGAAGATCGCGATTTATCGCGACGCGCGCGCGAAGGCGGGGCGCGATCCGGACGGCGGCAAGGTCGCCTTGATGCTGCACAGCTTCGTGCATCCCGACGGCGATCACGCGCGCGCCGTGATCCGCGAGCCCTTCCTCGATTATGTGCGCAATTCGGTGGATGCGCAGCGCCATGGCTCGGAGGAGGGGCGGGCCATGTCCGAGCGCCAGCGCGCGCAGATCGCCGATTACGCCTTCGAGCGCTATGTCCGCTCGGCGGCGCTGTTCGGCTCGCCGTCCGAGTGCCGCGACATGCTGGAGCGCGCCGCCGCGACCGGCGTCGACGAGATCGCCTGCCTCATCGATTTCGGCGTCGACGAGGATCTCGTGCTGCAATCGCTCGAGCACCTCGACGCGCTGCGGCCGCAACGCGCGCGGCGCCCGGCTCCAGCCGCCGCCGCGGCTGTCGACGAACCCATCGCCATCATCGGCATGAGCGGACGTTTCGCCGGCGCCGGCGATCTGGACCGGTTCTGGCGGGCGATCCGCGACGGCGAGGAGCTGCTGTCGCCGCCCCCGCCTGAGCGCGGCGGCGCCGGCCTGCCGCCGCGCGGCGGCTATCTCGCCGATGTCGAGGGCTTCGACGCCGCGCTGTTCGGACTGGCGCCCGCCGAGGCGGCGGCGATGGACCCGCATCAGCGTCTCTTTCTCGAGGAGACGTGGAGCGCGCTCGAGAACGCCGGCCTGCGTCCGAGCGCGCTCCGGGGCAGCCGAACGGGCGTGTTCGCCGCCGCCTATTCCACCGGCTATGAGGGCTTGCTGCGGGCGAAGGGCGAAGCGCTCGACGGGCTCGCGGCGGTCGGCGCCGCGCTCTCCATGGTCCCCAACCGCGCCTCCTTTCTGTTCGATTTCACCGGGCCGAGCGAGGCGGTCAACGCCGCCTGCGCCAGCGGCCTTCTCGCCGTGCATCGCGCCGCCGCGGCGCTGCGCGCCGGCGAATGCGACATGGCGCTCGCCGGCGGCGTCAGCCTGCTGCTCGCGCCGGAGGAGACGGCGGCGCTGGCGCGGCTCGGCGTGCTCTCGTCCGAGGGCGTCTGCCGCGCTTTCGAGGAGGGGGCGAATGGGCAGGCGCGCGGCGAAGGCGTCGGCGTCGTGGTGCTGAAGCGCTTGGCGGACGCCGAGCGCGACGGCGATTTCATCCACGCCGTGCTGCGCGGCTCGGCGGTCAATCACGCCGGCGCCCGCTCCGGCTCCGTCACTCTTCCGAACCCGCGTCTTCAAGCCGCCTGCATGGCCGAGGCGGTGCGCCGCTCCGGGCTCGCCGGCGCCGATATCGATTACATCGAGGCCCATGGCGCCGGCTCCAAGGCCGGCGACATGGCCGAGGTCAGCGCCTTCGCGCAGGCCTTCGACGCGCTGGAGCGGACAGGCGCGCCCTGCGTCGTCGGCAGCGTGAAGCCGCTCATCGGCAGCCTCGACGCGGCGGGCGGCGTCGCGGGGCTGATGAAGGCCATATTGGCGCTGCGCTGCGCCGTCCTGCCCGGCCTGCCGCGCCGGGTCGCGGGTCGTCCGATCGAGGCGGACCTCCGCCTTCGTTTCGTGGACGAAGCCAGCCCCTGGCCGACCGCGCCCGGCCGGCGCCGCGCGGCGAGCGTCCACGCCTATGGGCTCGGCGGGACCAACGCCCATCTCGTGCTCGAGGAAGCGCCCGCGCGCGCCGAGCCGGCGGCGCCCGCCCCGCAGCCGATCCGTATATCGGCGCGCAGCGAAGAGGGGCTGCGCGCGACGATGGCCCGGCTCCTCGCCTTCATCGACGCCAAATCGCCGTCTCTCGCCGACATCGCCGTCACCCTCGCGGAGGGGCGCGACTCCTTCCCCTGCCCCTGGTCGATGAACGCGCGCGACCTCGATCATCTCAGCGAGGCGATGCGCGGCTTCCTCTCGGGCGGACCCGCGCCGGAGCCGGCCGTTGGCGCGCCGACCTCGGGGCGACGCATTCCCATGCCCGGACTGATTTTCGAGCGCGCGGCTTCGAGCAGCGAGCCTGAAGGCTCGCGGCCCAGGAACGCCCTCGGACCGCGAGCCTTCAGGCTCGCCCCGGAAACTTTTCTTTCATCGACTCCCGCCGGCAGCGTCGTCGGGACCTTCTACGACGCCGTCTCTCGCGTCGAGGAGCGCGAGGGCGACATCTTCCTCACCCTCGCGCCTTTGCCCGAAATCGTCCCCGGCTTCTCCTGGCGGCGCACCTTTCAAGACCCGGACCGCCATCCGGCCCATTGGGCGATGGTGCAGGATGCGCAGCGGCAGATGCGCGAGGTCCTGTTCGCCGAGGTGGATTTCTCGCGCGTCGCCCGCGCGCTCGATTTCGGCTGCGGCGTCGGATCGGATCTCGTCGCGCTGGCGCGCCGCCGTCCCGGGCTCGAGGGCGTCGGCTACACCATCTCCGCCCGGCAGGCGCGCATCGCCGCGCGCCGCGTCGCCGCCGCCGGGCTCGAGGATCGCGTCGCCATCCATCATCGCGACAGCGCGAAGGACCCTTTCCCCGGCCTGTTCGATCTCGTCTTCGGCTTCGAGGTCGGCCATCACATCGCCGACAAGCCGAGCCTCTTCGGCAATATTTCGGGCCATCTCGCGGAGGAGGGCTGGCTCGTCCTCGCCGATTGCGCCTCGAGCACTTTGGCGCCGATCGTCCTGCCGGAGGTCGGCTCCTATACGAGCCCCAAGGCGGATTATGCCGAGCTGCTCGCCGCGCAGAATCTCGAGATCGAGGTCTGTGTCGACGTCTCCGCCGAGATCGCCAATTTTCTGCACGACCCCGGCCTCGAGGAGATGCTGGCGCAGGAGGCGGGCGGCGATGCGGCGGCGCTCAACGCCGCCGTGCAGCGCTCCTGGGACGGCTTCGGCAAGGCGCTGGCGAGCGGGCTCGTCTCCTATCTCCTCATCACCGCGCGCAAGCGCAGCGGCGCGTCCGGTCTCGTGACGACCAACCGGCGGCAATTGGGACTCGCATGA